ATCATGGCTGAGCAAAAGACCACGCTTAGATGAAAAAGGCTCACTTAGATGTGTGACTGTAAAATTGAATTGTGGATCTGCAGTTTAATAAGTAATTGTAGAAGGTTGCTGACTTTGAGATAATTCTGATAGGTGTAGAAGATGAGAGGACGCCTGTTTCCAGCGTTGCATCTGAGCATCATGGCGAGGGTAGCCAGGTTGAGTGCAGGGTTCAGGTACGTGTATTCAGCGTCCACCATAACCATGACTCTGTCAGCAACAGCTGCCTGAatacagcaaacaacaacacaactcTGTGTGTACATCAGGCTTGCAGTCTTCCCCGCATTACACATAATGACTCAGATGTTTACCACTTCCAACGAGAGCGCCAGCAAACATTCACTTAAGCAAAGTTCATCTCAAGATGCGCAAgaactctctttctttctctctctgtgttacATAGATTACCCTAACCTACAgtattgaaaaaaagtgttgaatCACACGGGAGGTCCTTATGGAAAGAGAGGGGAGGAAACTGCACACGACCACATGAAGTACAGCGGGAGTTTTTTCTTACTCATAGCTATCTTTGTTTTTAGATGAGCTTCTTTTTATCCTCGATTTAGTCAGAATTCCGGGTATTGAAAAGTATATGTGtatgataaaaacaacaaatacaaaagttAGTAACATTCACTTAACTCATTTAATGAATGTCAAATAAAATTACCTAGCAGGcctgtgtttctttttcctcaacaaaactttattaaagCTGGGTGTTTTGGAAACTagcaaaagaacaacaaagacatttatataaataataaaataattcacaggaagaagaaagactgCAGAACTCACAGCCAGCTCACTTGTATTATGAGGATGCTGTTAGCAGCAGTTTAGACAGGTGGATTCTCACCTCACAGACCCGTGCTATCCGCTGAAGGCCCTTCTCCAGCTGGCACTCCATGGCTTCTGGAAATTTCTCTCCGAAGATCTGGAAGACGATAGATTTTATCAAAGGTAAATTTGAGGGGCTCAAGAAGCTGATAAGGAATTGAAAAGCATTGTATTCATGCAATTTTCTGTGACTTAATGGTGTGACAGAAATCTGGAATATTGAAATCTATCCTGAAAAGTATTCGACTGCTGTCACAGCGTTTCTATAAAACACTGacctccccacccccaatcTTCAATAAAGTGTTTCTAACATAAACGGTATATACGGTAAATAGTCAAACTGTTTAAGAGTTATCTCTAAAAATGACTGACCTCAGTAACCTCTAGTTTTTTGCCGCTGAGGACTGCGGCAAGGGATTCCACCAAGGACGGCCTGTTAGATGGTTCTGGACACTTTTCGCTGAGAAACGCCTGCAGGAATCGCCAGTCAAATGAATCTTTCACAGTGTTCACTAAGGGATTGAATCCACGTATTCTAATGATCTCTAAATTCCctacagcagcaacaataaaaagacaaagagagaccAGATAATTAGATAGAAAACTGAAAGTTATAACATCATATCTATTCATTTAattgaaaaactttttaaaccgTTTGCTGATTGACATACGCATAGATTTCCTGGCATGAGGGCCGTGATCCTCATTTGAATCATGGGATAGGTGGGGTCCATATCACGTGACATCGCCATGCTTTCCAAGATGGTGGACAGGTTTTCGTCGAACAGATTTTCAGCAGTCCTTAAGAAGATCAGTGAAACCAAGAAAATTGTTCAGTCAGCCCATTGATACTTCGTAATGCTCTTATAGAAGCCAGATGTAATGCAGAGTAAGATAGATAAGACAACATCAACAGATACTTcagttcacacaaacacacaactctcactctcacacacgcaacactttctctttctctctaacacacatacgctctctcttacacacacacataggtacATCCTAAAATTACAAAAGTTGTCTCGCTTAATCTGTGTGGAAGAGGTACATCGCTATTTTTTTCTGCCTAAGAAAGTATGTACACATATATGTTCCAGACAAACGTACACAAACCATAGTCCGTGACCAACCCATGACTGAAACTGTTATTCCTGGCAACTTAAATGATAGCTGGACATACGGTGTGGCTATGCATAAATTACAAGTGCCGCCCTCATCTTCTTGACATTTATACAGACACATATCGCCATCCTGTAAGTAGCTTTGCTGTTCAAGAAATTAACAGATATATCACCATACTATAAGCCGTCCTGTAGAGACCCACAGTTACCCACTCATAGCCCACGTGAACATCATCCTCCATGGGAGCAGCAAGAAGAGGTCCAACGTGCACTGCCCGTAGTTTGCTAACTGCCgccatgacgtcacgtgagTTGTCCCCAGCCACGAACTGCCCGTACACCGTCTTCTTCAACAGCCAGTCGCCCAACCGCCGGCCCAGCACTTTCTCGACCATCTTCATCAGCTAAGAGGCAGATGGTCAAATGCAGCAATTCTCGTAGAAGGTGAGAAATTTCGACGTGAAACATACTTGAGTTTTTGAGTAACACTCATGCACATTTTTCGGGCAACGTCTTATGGACGAACCTAAGCCATCTTAGTAATAGGGACTTCGCATGGGAAAAGACTCTATCCTAATAACGGAAATGTTGATAGGAAGACTGGAACATcaacaaaatgtctgaagaTACATTTGCTTCATGATATATCCTTTACAACTTACGACATAAATGAGCGTCACTGACTGTTAAACAAGGAGGCGTTAACAAAGACGTTACTCACTGATGTAATATAAGTTGTTCATATGCGAAAGTGTGCGTTAAAGTGGATGCTGGACGTAATACTACAAACAAGCgagtaaacaaatataaatgaaataagaaatgatACTTCTAAAATTCCGAAACAAACGAATGGCTGGGTTGAGTCAAAAGGAATGCCATCAACGGAGTTGACAAGTTGCGTTAAAATAAACACGAATATTTTATAGGGTCCGTTGAATACTGCCAACGGTGTATCTGCCAATAATGGTATTCAAAAAGTTGATGGGTATTTGTACAAGGAGCGTGTTTCACCAACCTTCAACGAGTTATCCGCCAACCACTCGAAGGAGCAAAACCAAAGGACACCCAAAGCCCTCACAATCTCCAGTGTTGTCTTGTTGCTGAAGGCCAGTCTGTGGTCGTCAAAGTTCACAACGACGTTGGGTTCACGTTGGCCAGTGGAGCTGCTGGTTTGTCCTTTGACATCCAACGACTGAGTCGATCGGTATGATACTTGTTGAAAGAAGACACTATTGAAGCCcttcatcaaaataaaaggATGACTTTGAGCCGGGGGTCCCCCAAGACACTGTAAACTCAGAAGACTACGTGTGGCCAGAGGACAAGCAGCGGTAAAGATCTTCTTCTTTAACTCGCCATAAAAGATGAACTCTCTACCAGTCCTGAGTGCAAGAGATTCTGCTTTTTGGGCGTAACAGCCTGGAGAAAAGCGTTGACAGTAAATGCTTGATAAAAACCGCTGACCAGAGTGACATCGAGATTCCGACCGCCATGTTGTGTGGGCGGCGCCAAGGCAGCGTGAGGCTACTGATGCTCGAACCtgttgcatgtttgtttgtgctcGTCCTGGAACTCCAACGGAACAATGTTAGGTCTTGTTATGGACAGTGCTGATATTTTAGAACAGCAAATGAGGAGCATGAAGCAGTGTCTGCAATAATTTAGCTTTTACTGTCCAGCATATAAGAAAGATACTGCAATGCAGGAAACCttaacgatttttttaaaaccacttgATGGTCATACTCGGGCCGCCAGCAGTGGACAGGGGTAATCTTAATAATGTTTCCATCAATTCCATCTGAATTTGATTCGCTGCATGAAGTACAACTATTCTTACTGCAAGTAAAACTATAAATAGCgccaaaaacatttcttgtaaaactttattttcaacttttgacATCATAAGAGTTTTAGGACAACTTTAATAATTACCAAGAACTTTTTCAACAATATCTTTTATGACCGCCTGAGCAACTGCTAAGTAAATTCAGCGGAAAAATACCACTGTTTAAAAATACCATtcttataaaaatatcttttaattatGCTTCTAAAGATAGAGTTTAAACCAAGGTTCTTACCTCTCACACAGCCTTACTGAGCCCCTAACTGACTTTGTCTCCGAGGCATTATTCGAGGTCTTTTGTATCATCACTCAGTTCGTGAACTTGCGTTACTTTACCGCATTATCACTCAGATGCATTTTATGCTGTCGCGGGTATAGGTAGTAGAAAATAGCTGTGTACCGTCCTATTTattatagagaaagaaaaggaagctGTGTAGTGGTAGGGGTGATGCGAGTGGGTGGGTGGCAAGGACAGAATgagatccacacacacacacactttcccattgaacactgtttatttatttattttgactaCTCAACCATTGGGGCatacaaaataatacttttgcattttttgtcaTCGTAAATagcaaagcataaaaaaatctaaaaaatattaagatgtTCTTtctatgtatatttttttccacaaatcGTCGAGTGATCATGTGCTGAAAAAGCATGATTATAGAGACGAAAATCTGGGCTGATCCCACCTAACACAATaaagcttttgttgttgttgttgttgttgttgttgttgttgttgttgtgttgttgttgttgttgttgttgctgctatcatcattttataataatgaaGAGCAATTGAACCTTCAAATCCACggacaaaatcaaacaaacgaTATTGCttagttttattaataatacaGTGACCCGTCACCTATCGCGGAAGTTGCGTTCCAGcaagaacttgtattactggactgctggcagacgattttccagttaactgctaaaacgaggcaggtgttaCAAAGCTTcaggtttattcacatttcagattaactactaaaacgaggcagtttgACGGGTAATCCGTTCCAAGTTGAGGGGGCATGGTAGGAGACAGACGTACCTCTGTCCATACGTCTTTGCATGTCTTAGTGGCTCTCGAAGAAgtttggtgtcagaagatgagcataaattattttttttttctgctcctaCCTTCCTTGTGGGTTGGGGGAGACATTCGATTTCTTTTAACGGATCCCAATATTTGAATTTCCGTGCTTCTGTCCTTTCGACATCATATATAATAATTGTAAGACCAATTTTTTTCAGCTGTCACAGTCGACAGATTGTTTTCCCCTTCCCCGCAAAATTGTCCTGCATAATGAAAtgcttagtttttgtttttatttactagtTCATTTCTGCgttgttattattctttattttttcatattttgttcttttctttctttggagcTTCGACTGTGATGTacgggtcacaggtcacagccACAGAGAACTCCGTGTAAAGAGAAGCAACTCTTGTAGACCGGTGAACCCTAGCCCTAACCTTGACCTTTGGCTAGTCGAGCCCGCGCCATGAATCTATCGCTTCCGCCGTACAAGTCGTGTTTATTGTTGGACTTGCATGGGGGGTTGCTGCTGCAGAAAAAAGAGCACGAATCTGCTGTGTGCTCACGTTTTAACGCCAATCAAGCACATATAGCACATTAAGAATGAGACTTTTAAAGCCTGAGTGGGTTACAAACGACGGTGAGCGTTCATTCCTATGCATTTATGCCCAGAATCGCTTTCCAAAAAACGTTAAATTTCTGTTGCAACGTTGGGAATTTCTCAAGTCGACACAGATTTGCACATCAATCGACTGTGTGTAGGAAAATATCATAATTGGCGAGATAtaccacataaaataaattacactcTGTTATTTTACCATGATAAGCAGTTCAACATGCATGAGGATCATAATATGATTGACCCACTCAGGTCAGTATGGTAACGATCTTCTGGCTACTCGCACGCATGCAGTTAGACACAACGCAACTACAAACTGCGAATGCATGTCTCTAAAGGTGTGTATCGCCTAGAGAGAGAATGCCTGACGAcaagcggttttttttttttttaccacttaATCATGTGTGTAACCGGTTAAGTTCTTTTAACACCATTGTCATTTGttacaacattttaattttattttaatatttattaatggcTTATATTTGCAGACAAACCAATTTTCTCTGTTGATATCCACCCAGATGGCTCAAGAGTCGCGACTGGAGGACAAGGTAAAACttgagtatttttattatttaggaAATTGCTGTTAGCTTTAGAGGACAATGTAACAATCCTTAAGCATACATTTACAAGGTTACTTCAATTTCTTCAGTTTAAACATGACCTTCAGAGTTTGTAGTGCAAAGTCAGTTCACCCCAATCTCattaatttattgattttatttatggtCAGAAGTGACATTATAGCTGTGTTCACCTATCTTGGAGTTGCAGCCCCTACACAAAGCTGAATTTAGTTAAATGTTGTCGGTTACCAGGTTTATAATTAGTGCTTAAATTTTACATGGGAGGTTTTTGGTAgattattaacaaaattataaaaaaagttcACATCATTTTGACTAACAGGACAGGCCAAAGATATCCCTGGGGTGTGCTTTGCCCACCCCCTGATCtagctaataaaaaaatagtaatctTGGTTTTATATTGAGTTAATAGAGTTTCTTCCAATACTGTTAATAATATACTGCAATGTGtaatgtttcattcttgttgatcataaatttaaaaaactcttTGATCATTTCAGGAGAAGATTGTGGCAAGGTTGTGATATGGAACATGGGACCAATCAGAGATGAAAAAGAGgaagcagacctctccacaccAAGGATCCTCTGCCAGATGGATAACCACCTTGGtattaaatcttttttattgtAGCTTAATGCTTTGATAACATCTGAGCGCTTATGTGCTTTACAATTCACTTTGAATTTTATTCGTATTTTGTCACTGTATTCATTAGtgaaccatggacgtgtataggtggattgctgtctgtctgccaagaccaacgcttagcctcttgcaagttctctgctgttagtctcgccgagcctaaacaatgaatgtgactaaaccggaagctttgtagtctcatgcctcgttttagtagttaaactgaaatatgaataaaccggaagaTTTGTACAGGCATGCCTtgtttttagtagttaactggaaaaaaattgtctgccagcagtccagtaatacaagttcgtgtgtGCACTGCTAATCTTTTTCCTTTGAATTTTGTATTTGGACATATTAAGTTTGCATGTTAAGTGCagaggataatttttttttttaagtagtgtATAGAGGACTTGCATTTATTCCAGATGTACTTcatgtgattttaaaatttgtgtagcATACAGTTTTTCTGAGAAATAGTGGTCAcattaatctaaaaaaaaatagtgtgtgtatatatgttttagaattttttctaAAGTTGTGCGTAATACAATTTCTGTACTGTTAATGAGATCCCACCCTTCAAGgtcaattttacttttttaagctCTGTTACAGATTGTTGTAAATATGCTTTCAATCaatttgagtttttattttttttttgtgcttgctGTCGGAGAGCAGTCACTACTTTATAAAAAAGTATATTCATACTAGTTGGCATTTTTGATGCCAAGATAATAGAGTTTAATAAACAGTCAGGTTTAGATGAGTAACATTTTGTTGAGGGGACATCTCAGTTGACCGTAAGATGTACTTCATGTGCAGGATGTGTGAACTGTGTCCGTTGGTCAGGAAATGGTAAATTTCTGGCATCAGGTGGAGATGATAAGTTGGTCATGATCTGGCAAACAAGTCGGTAAGTTGTAAAGCTTTCAACTTGTAGTCATGCTATCATATCACTAATTTCTAGGGAAGTGTgcctgtaatttactttgtgtatgagtgggtGTTTGTTATAGAAGTGAGCATATCTGTTATATGTACATATGGTGGATGGCTGTGGGTGACTCAGTCTGtttgtcatttctgtaaagcactttgagtaaatcattggaaaagcgctatataaattctcataattattattatcattgttcaTAAACTACACTGAATAGTTGATGACCAGTGGTGCTCAGTCACTTTATCATGATTCTGTATTGAATATTACCATCGCTTTGTTTGATGTTGAACTAAAATATGCTGAGACTTaagtgggaaaaaaaagctgaacTGGCTTCTCTAAATTGATTTATACTTCATTGATGTCATGCTAGCCATCAAATATTTACAGCACGTTTTGTCAAACTTGTGACAGTGCAGGAAGCACTTTGTTTTTATCCTTTGCCATGACTCCAGAAAAATTCATGTTTTTAggataacaataattttttgcAATCAAAACAGGCAGTATCATTCattctcagtttttttctccctcaGCGGACTTGGTTCAGGAAAATCATTCGGTTGTAGTGTCACCATTGTTGAACAGTGGCGAGCTTTAGCCACCCTGAGAGGTCATTCTGGAGGTACATTTACTATACTGAATTTAAATTGTATGCTAAgattaaaaaatttgtaaataaatgtgttttgcaTATGAATAAGAATTCGAAAATTTCATGTCATTCTTAAAATCAGAATGTCCATGTCCTTGGATCAGATctttttataattgttatttttttctcatttactgatttattcattttctgttaatCAAGATaaatctaatatatatatagataaaaattTATTCCTGGCTCCAGCTCTGTATTATCAAGACATCTGAGTCATATTGTTGTTgccatgttttctgtttttatattaCAATATGACAAAGTTGTGAAGcatttttgtgtaatatttgtgttgaaaattgctaatgtattaaaataatacttggGCAGATGTGCTGGACTTAGCATGGTCACCCCAGGATGTGTGGCTGGCTTCTTGCAGTGTGGACAATTCAATTGTCATTTGGAATGCACTAAAGTTTCCAggtgatttttcttctttcttgcgCAGAAACAATTTgcagctaataataataaataataataaatgcaaaattttgtaaagcgcatgctgacactcctaaggagcatgcgcttaagaacaagaacgaaacatagacagcatatgagggacaggaaaacaaataacacatgagcTATCAAAGAATTAACAAcagtactaaacgaagaataaaatcaaatacagaaatcacaaagaggaatcaaagaACAAGAGCTAGATATTGCCATGAGATCTATTTCTGTTTGCCAGCACAAGAATGTTTAGTGTGCGCAGTGAGGATTTTGTTGCTAGTTTTCCTGTTACCTGCCAGCATAAAGCACTTACAGTGTGCTGTCAAAATCTTTAGCATCATTTGCAGCCTCTACCCAGTCACATtgtgcaattttcttttcagtcaaATCTTAAGCTTTGCTTTAACAGAGTGTAAATGAACAGCAGTTTTAGAAGAACTGCCTGTAGTGCAGAATTCTTACTCATAGTCATGTGCTTTAGTAGCTTATTTTGCTGATGTCTCTTAATGTTAGTAGCAAAATGACACACAAAGGCAAATGAAATAGTTGTCATTCAGATTTAAATCTTGAGTAATGATATGATTTAACAATCAAACTGAGTAGAATTGAATTCACTTTAAGTTCATGAAGAATGAGAATGTGAAGTGATCTTAATACTAAGCAAAGAGATGGGTGCttccatccccccccccctttacttttttaaaaagttttctagGGAGTACCATGTTTGATGGCACATATCTACAAAACCCCTTGAGATACAAAAGatctttcttttgattattGTCTCTACTTCACAAAGGGTATGGTATATGACCTAAgacattatctttatttttaaaatacctttttttattGACAATTGTTGATTCTagtgaatatttttattctcagAAACAGTTTATGCTAGTTGTAGTATATTGTATCAAACTAAAGTGAAATAGCCTTTAAAACTACAGAGATTTTCACTTTGGAGTAGCTCTCTATGGGTTAAATTGTTGCAGACCAAGTAGCCATCCTAAAAGGTCATTCTGGTCTTGTCAAGGGAGTCACATGGGACCCAGTTGGAAAATACCTGGCATCTCAGGTAAGGTATCGTTAATGAATACATTGATGTCTTTactatgtttgtatttgtgataAACATCATAGGCATATAAATGCTTTAAAATGAGAACTAGTAGTTTGTTGTCAAAATGACAATGAGAATCACTTCAGTATTTGTGTTGCattctgttttataaataaaaatagttgtgtgtgcacatatttaTGTGTATTCACATAGGCAAATGTAtttagtggggtttttttctgttgtatatttaaaaaattctgccagatcaaattatttttaaaatatagtggaaagtggctggttttttcttctctgtcatCAGTAAATTTATGAGCTTAAATTGGATttaaatacttctttttttacaaaatcacattagctttatttttgtatattatttaacAGTCTGACGACAAATCCTTGAAAGTATGGCGGACATCTGATTGGAAGGAAGAGTCCAGTATAACTTCTTGCTTTGAAGAGGTTTGTGTTgttaattacattttgtttcgtttatttttatttttgttttgataaattattaataaacaggGCTGGACTGAAAGTATGCAAGTATGCTTTCTGCATAACAATAATAAGACTTAATAGATGAGATTTTTTGTAAGCTTGTATATGCAC
This window of the Pomacea canaliculata isolate SZHN2017 linkage group LG4, ASM307304v1, whole genome shotgun sequence genome carries:
- the LOC112562444 gene encoding hydroxyproline dehydrogenase-like is translated as MQQVRASVASRCLGAAHTTWRSESRCHSGQRFLSSIYCQRFSPGCYAQKAESLALRTGREFIFYGELKKKIFTAACPLATRSLLSLQCLGGPPAQSHPFILMKGFNSVFFQQVSYRSTQSLDVKGQTSSSTGQREPNVVVNFDDHRLAFSNKTTLEIVRALGVLWFCSFEWLADNSLKLMKMVEKVLGRRLGDWLLKKTVYGQFVAGDNSRDVMAAVSKLRAVHVGPLLAAPMEDDVHVGYETAENLFDENLSTILESMAMSRDMDPTYPMIQMRITALMPGNLCAFLSEKCPEPSNRPSLVESLAAVLSGKKLEVTEIFGEKFPEAMECQLEKGLQRIARVCEAAVADRVMVMVDAEYTYLNPALNLATLAMMLRCNAGNRRPLIFYTYQNYLKGTREVLLRDLQFVESRDVGFGAKVVRGAYMYKERRLAAEEGRRDPVYDTYHATSAAYNQAVALLLEKVAQRPNKYRLIVASHNEESVLLAIKRMQELGISPNAGSVFFGQLYGMADHMSTNLGVAGFLARKSIAYGPVQVTLPYLCRRFQENKAVFAGARRERTLLTAALKDRLLGRK